TTTCCCGTGGCAAAGAAAATATTGTTCAACCGTACGATCTGCCCTTCTTCGATGGGGATGAGCTTTAAGGATTTGTTTGTAATTTCTTTAAAGCTCTTTCCCTTGCCATTGGCCGTAGAATCAGTCAGATCAATATTTTCACCTTCCGCAATAAAGTCGGGAGCGACCGCACGCATGCTGTATTTGTGCCCGTAAGGTAAGATAATTTTGTACTCGCCGGTAGTTGGATTGGTGGTAGCAGTCCCAATTTCCTCCCCGTCGGCCAGATCCTCATAAATGATCGTAGCCTCTACCGGTTTACCCGTTTTGGAATCGATCACCTTCCCGCTGATCATCACGACGGGGTCTGCGGAAGGCAGGGATGCAACAGGGGCCTCGGTAGTATCGCCAACAGCCGGCTTGGGTTGCAGGTTAAACCGCACGATATCACCTTTGCCTTCGGTATCCTTGAATGAAACCATATATGCAAAATCACCGAGCGCTGAAATCGTATAATAAGCATCATAACCATCCGAATTGATAGCTGGACCAAGATTTACAGGCCTGCTCCATCGTTTCCAGGATTTGTCAATGCGTTTGCTGTAATAAATGTCATTACTGCCTTGTCCACCCTTGCGATCACTTGAAAAATAAAGTGTCACGCCATCTGGTGCTAAAAAAGGAGTGGTTTCAGTAAATTCTTCTGTATTGATCTCCGTACCAAGGTTCAATGGCTTGGACCAGGTACCGTTTTTTTGCTTAAAACTGACATACATATCGTCCGTCTTGCTGTTCTTCTTTTCGCTGAAAGACATTACCAGCACCTTGCCATCGGTAGATAAGTAACCACAGTCAAACTGTCCTTTACTGATTTTGGCATAACCCGGAATATCCAGCTTGTTGGGCGCAGTCCAGCCCCTCGTAGTCTTTTTACTGGTAGAAAAACCCCGTGTTTCGTACACCCCGTTTTTGTATGCTCCCTTGATCAGCAGCGTGTTACCGTCGGGAGTAATGCTGTAAAGACTGTTGTAATCTTCTTTGTTGATCGGAGCGGGCAGGCGCCTGGCCATCGTCCATTTATCATTTTTCAATTCAGAAAACCAGATATCCTGGCTCCCTTTTGGCCCCCGCGTATTCTGGGGATGGCTTACCCTTGAAAAATAGATCGTTTTCCCATCAGGAGAAATGATGGGGCTGATTTCGTTATATTCGGTATTGACCGTTTTTCCAAGATTTTCCAACTGGGCAGAGGCCGAGAATGAAACGGAAAAGGTGACCATTAAAAGTAATGAAATACGCATTGCTTTCCGGAAGGGTGACTAGTTATTATCTACATATAACGACCTATCCAGTGGCTTATTTTCCGGATTTTGCTGCCTGAATGTTTCCATTTTATCTAAAAGCTCCTGTGCGCTGTCAGCGACGATCAGCAGATCACGGTTTTCAGATCTCAAAAAGCCTTCTTCGACCATTTTATCTAATTGTAAAAGCAGCAGATCATAAAAGCCATTGACATTAAGCAAGCCGACGGGACCAACAAAAATTTGCAGCTGTGCCCATGTCAGGATTTCGAAAAGCTCGTCAAATGTTCCATAACCGCCCGGTAATGCAATAACACCGCTGGACATGGATACCATTTTCGCTTTTCGTTCGTGCATGGTATCGACAAAATGAAGCTCGGACAACGTTTTGTGCGCAACTTCCAGTTTGGCCAGAAAATTCGGGATGATCCCGGTCACAAATCCATTGTTATCAATGGCGCCGTCGGCCACGCGCCCCATCAGGCCCATGTTACCTCCGCCGTAAATAAGCTTGATATTTCTCTTAGCCAGTTCCCCTCCGAGAGCATAGGCTGCCTCCGCATAAAGGGCTTTTTTACCTGGATTAGAACCGCAGTAAACAACGATGGATTGCATTGGAAATATGATTTAATAAAATGTGTGGTGTTAGAATCACTTTGTTTCAGCTAAGAACAGTCTCAGCCAGGCCTTTCAGGTCCAGACCGCCAAATGTCCCTGAACTCATCAACAACAGATTGCTGTCTGTCCATTCGAAAGACTTCAAAAATGTAGCCAGCTCGTCGGAATCGGTGAATATTTTCAGGTCGTCCCTTTTGAATGCCTCGCGGATATCTTCTGCCGTGATAGGTTCCAGCCGTTTGTGCTCAATGGTCAGCGGATTGTAGTAAACAACAGCAATATCCGCCGCTTTCAGCTTTCTTCGGTATTGTTTCAAAAATGCTTTGTTAAGGCTACTGAATGTATGCAATTCTGCGCAGGCGACCAATGTGCGGTTAGGAAATTGTTCTTTTAATGCAGCTGTCGTCGCTTCTACTTTGGAAGGAGCGTGGGCAAAATCACGATAAATATTGACAGAATCGTTACTCCCCAGCAATTCCAGCCGCTTGGACGCGCCTTTAAATGATTGAATGGCCTGATAAAATTCCTCGTCAGTAATCCCTAACCTTTCGCATACTGCCCGGGCACCGCTGATATTTTTCATGTTATGGTTTCCAAATACCAACACCGGAATTTCACCCTGCTCGGCCGTAATCAGTATGGTCTTGCCATCGACGATTTCGCTCGGGTGGGCGCTGTATGGAGTATTTACCACGTCTGTCCTTTCTTTTTGGCCGATTACATCCAGCATATCATCTGTTTCATCGAATATAATGGATCCGGCTTTGGGGAGAGAATCGGCCAGGAGCTCAAATTGCTTTACGTAAGATTCCCAGGTTGGAAATACATTAAAATGATCCCAGGCGATACCACTGATCAGCGCAATGTGTGGCTGGTAATGCATGAATTTGGGTGTAGGATCGATAGGCGACGTAAAATATTCATCACCCTCTATAATGATCAACGGGGCATTCTCCGAAAGTTTCACCATGTTATCGAAGCCCTCGATCTGCGCTCCTACCAGGTAGTTAAAAATACGGTTATTATATTTCAGCACATGTAGGATCATCGAAGTAATGGTGGTTTTACCATGACTTCCGGCAATCACTACACGCTGTTTATTCTGGCTTTGCTCAAAAATATATTCGGGATAGGAATACACCTTAATGCCCAATTCCCTCGCTTTGGCCAGTTCCGGATTATCCTGACGCGCATGCATTCCAAGAATTACGGCGTCAAGATCAGCAGTGATTTTTTCTGGGAACCATCCCGAAATGGCTGGCAAGAGCTCATATTTAGCGAGACGGCTAGATGATGGCTCGTATATTTCGTCGTCAGACCCGGTTATTACGAATCCCTTTAAATGAAGTTCAATGGCAAGATTGTGCATCACACTGCCACCTATCGATATAAAATGTATTTTATGCAAAGATGAAATTTGGCTCATTGATAAAAATTAACTGATTCTGTGCGAAAGTTAGCAAGAATTGATCTTCGGGCAAATTACACCTGACGGGCTTTTTTCTTTATCGGCTGCCCTCTTTCACAAACTTGACATTTTCCTGCTCTCCATTGGTGCGGGTAAGACCAATGACATATGAACCGGACGAAAGATTCTGGACATTAATTTCAGTTTCGGGGCGGTCAGAATGATAAACTGTGATTCCCGAAACGTTCACGATCCGTACAGATTTTACATCTTCCCAGTCATTGGCCGTGATGGTAATCTTGTCCGTCGCGGGGTTCGGATAGGTCGTCACCATGGCCTCGGAATTGAAATTAATGCTAACGATCCGGCTGTACGCAAAACGCTGGTCGCGACGGTTCGCCGCGCGATCCACCATTTTCAACCGGTAAAGATTTTGCCCTTTGGCAGGATAAATGTCGGTGTATGCATAGTACGTTGTGGCGTTTTTGGTCTCACCGCTCGCTGCTACCGTTCCGATGGTCCGCCATTTTTTGCCTTCCGTGCTATGCTCTATTTTAAAACTTTCACTGTTTACTTCCTCAGAAGTCGCCCAACTGAGCAATGCAGTAGTGTTTTCTTTGACTACCTTAAAACTGATCAGCTTAACAGGTAGCGATGGTGTCGCTTCTATTGCTACGGAAGAAGATTTCGGGCTGCAGCCGCTTCGGTTGGAGGTTACGGAATAAGTGTATGTACCTGCCGTTGCCGGAGCGCTGATATTAAATGACTTAGATGTTTGATTAATGATGCCCGGGCCACTCCATGTAAAACCGGCAGCATCACATTCCTGACCGGCGCAGTTAACGCTTAACGTGACGGGACTCCCTGTAACCGGCTTGGGTTGTGAAGTATTCGCGCTGACAGAAAAATTACAGGGCAGGTAATTCGAGGTATTCCATACTTTGTCCCAATACCCAAGGTCCGTCATTTTAATGGATTTGGGCTGTAAATCTGTAACGGCAAAATTCTGTCCGCCTATTTGCTTCCACGGCTCGAAAAGAAACTGACTGGTGAACACATTTGGGAAAATATTGACGGTCACCGGGGCCGAACGCGCAGGTGGCTGATAATCCGGTTTAAGGTACAATTCTTTGCAGGCAGCAATGGCAGGGGCCACCAGCTGGATCTCATTGTCGTTGAAATGCATGGCGAGATGCAGATAATTGGTACCATGCTTGAATGCCCTCGGAAACCATTCGGCGGGAATTGCCCCGTTGATACCAGATCCACCATTGGGCTGACCGAGGTCGATCGGGTCAAATTCCAGGGCGGCTATTTTGTTGCCGTAAGTGCCTTTGATCACATCAATACCCATGATCTTTTTCCAGAGATCAAACTGGTCAGTACCGTCAGTATGGTACATTCCATCGGACAGTTCCAGGGCCAGCAATAATGTGCTGCTGTGTAAATGCCAGTTATTGCCTTGTACCGAGCCAAAATCAGAAACGAAATGCAGTACCTTAATGGAAGAATTACGGCTTTTTACGGTATCGTAAAATCCCTTAAAAAGCTTCAAAAGGCCCCATCCTGCAAACCGGTGCAGGTCGCGGCCCATTTCTGAATTGTAGTTGCCATCAGTAGGCTGTGGTGCGGAGCCGATAGGATAGCTTTGGCGGCCCCAGGTAGCATTAGCCTGGTTCGGAAATTGCAGCGGTAGGAATTTGGTACGCCACGCAGCCAGCGCCTTTGTCTCGAACATACCGGAGTAGCTGATATCATTGATGATTTTTCTGGGCATGTAAAACTCTTCGGAACCGTTGTTGCCCATCGCAACATACAAGATCCTCGAAGAATAGCCTCCAATCTGAGATAATGCATCGTTTACAAATGATAGGAACCGGCCAGTCGTGTATTCAGAAAATACTGACGGACTGGTGTGTGCGATAGCGTCACGAACGAGTACTCCGCCCGAGGTTTGTGCAATGTCGACAGTGGACAGATAAGCATCATTCCAGTAGCCGGGGCGGAGGTAAGAAAAGTGGAGGGCAACTTTAATATTAGGGTTCAGATCAAGAATGGCTTTTACAGCGAGGGCCATCTTCTGGCGCTGGTAATTGCCAAGTGTAGGCTCGTACTGTTCCCACTGTACGTGCAGCCGAACTGCCGTTACACTGGCGTCTTTTCCGTTATATTTCAGGGTTGCGAATTTCTTGATGTAGTCCCATTGACCGGGATTGATTCCGTTTGCTGCGGTGGCATCAAAGCCATATCCGGTGGTATTCAAAACAATTTCCCTTTGCCCGAAAACCTGAATGGAAAGCATGCAGGCCATTAAAAGGGCTAAATGGGTTGATAAACGCTTAAAATTAAAAATCTCTCTTGTGTAAACTGGTAGACAGTGTTCGAAGTGCATAGACTTTTTTTTCTGTTGCATATAAATTTCGGATTCTAAAACTACTACAAAAATGTAGTAGATGTACTATATTAAAATGTAGAAATTTTTGAACGCGACTTTCCCGTTTCGCAGACGTGCTTTCTGGGAATGTTTTGAGAGAGAAGTACAGGAGGTAGTTGAGAAACTCCAATGTCAGAATTTAAATTCGAAATTCAAGCCCGTGGGATCAAAAACATCATTAAAGCAAGATAATTTGGTAGAAAGGTATTATAATAAAATTATATTGCAAGAAATTGAGAAGCAATTCGAGTCTGTAATGCAAAAAAAGCGTGTTTGCTATGCGAGCAAACACGCTTTTTTTGTAGATATTATACTAGAATAGTTGCTACGCTAGTTTTTTGTACTTGATCCTTTTTGGAGTTGCTTCTGTTCCCAGGCGTTTTTTACGGTTTTCTTCGTACTCCGAGAAGTTACCTTCAAACCAATAAACCTGTGAGTCGCCTTCGAAGGCGAGAATGTGGGTAGCAACGCGGTCCAGGAACCAGCGGTCGTGGGAAATGATCACGGCACAGCCAGCGAAATTTTCCAGACCTTCTTCCAAAGCACGTAATGTATTAATGTCGAGATCATTGGTAGGCTCATCCAGCAGAAGAAGGTTTCCACCCTCTTTCAATGTCATGGCAAGGTGTACCCGGTTCCGCTCTCCACCCGAAAGCGTTCCCACTTTCTTTTCCTGATCGCCGCCGCCGAAGTTAAACCGACTGACATACGCCCTTGCATTGGATTGTTTCCCGGCGATCATGATCCAGTCATTACCGTCGGCAATACTTTGGTATACCGTTTTTACAGGGTCGAGGTTGTCGTGTTCCTGATCAACATATGCCAGCTGAACTGTTTCGCCTACATCAAAATGGCCGGTAAGCGGCTTTAATTGTCCTGTAATCAGTTTGAAAAGTGTCGTCTTTCCGGCACCATTGGGCCCGATAATTCCCACAATGCCATTAGGAGGCAATGCAAAACTCAGGTTTTCGTATAGTAACCGGTCACCGAAGCCCATGGACACATTATGTGCTTCTATCACTTTGCTGCCAAGCCTTGGTCCAGCCGGAATAAAGATTTCCAATTTGTCCTCCTTCTCCCTTCCTTCTTCACCCAGAAGTCTCTCATATGCACCCAAACGCGCCTTGGATTTTGCCTGTCGGCCCTTCGTGCCCATTCGTACCCATTCCAGCTCACGCTGTAATGTCTTCTGACGTTTCGATTCGGTTTTTTCTTCTTTTTTCAAACGTTCCTGCTTTTGTTCCAGCCAGGAAGTATAGTTGCCTTTCCACGGAATTCCTTCGCCACGATCCAGTTCGAGGATCCAGCCAGCCACATTGTCAAGGAAATAACGATCGTGGGTTACGGCAATGACGGTTCCTTTATATTGTCTCAAATGCTCTTCCAGCCAGAGTACCGACTCGGCGTCCAGGTGGTTGGTGGGCTCATCGAGCAGCAACACGTCCGGCTGACGAAGCAGAAGGCGGCACAAGGCAACCCTGCGTTTTTCCCCTCCTGATAATGTCGATACCAATGAATCAGAAGGTGGGCAGCGAAGTGCATCCATAGCTACTTCGAGCCGGTTGTCGAGATTCCACGCGTCAGAGGCGTCCAGTTGCTCCTGAACTTCGCCTTGCCGTTCCAGTAATTTGTCAAAATCTGCATCCTCTTCTCCGAAAGCCTCATTGATCTGGTCAAATTCCTTTAAAAGATTGACAATTTCCTGAACGCCTTCTTCTACAACTTCTCGTACGGTTTTGTTAGGATCCAGCTTGGGTTCCTGTTCCAACATACCTACAGAATACCCGGGAGAAAAAACTACGTCACCCTGAATATCCTTATCAATGCCTGCTATTACGCGCAAAAGTGTTGATTTACCTGAACCGTTTAAACCTAAAACCCCGATTTTAGCACCATAGAAAAAGGATAAATAGATGTTTTTAATAATATGCCGGTTGGGAGGAATGATTTTGTTAACCCCCGACATTGAGAAAATAATGGTTTCGTTACTCATTTTTTGTTTAATTTGTGCGTAACAAATATCGTTATATATCCCTACACTTAGCAGATAAAAAAATTGAAAGAATGGAAAATGCCACATTGAATGATGAATACGGCTACGTTAAAGACAGCAAAGTATTTTTAAAGGGGTATTTGGAATTCCCCGACCGGCAAATTGGAGAAGTAAAAAGGACAGAGCAGGAAGCGATAGATTATTTCAAGAATCGTTTTAACATTGTCCTTAACAAGGTGGAACAACTGGAACAGGAAATAGATGAAGCACTTAATAAGGGCTCCTATCTGACCAAGCTGATTCAATTGCAACGTAAGCTGAAAGGTTTTGATGCACTGGGGGATTTTGTCCCACTTTTGCGGAGACTGGAAGAGAAAGAGGAATATCTGAAAGGATTGATCGAGGTTAATCAATTGAAAAACCTTGAAATCAAACGCG
The genomic region above belongs to Dyadobacter pollutisoli and contains:
- a CDS encoding T9SS type A sorting domain-containing protein; amino-acid sequence: MLSIQVFGQREIVLNTTGYGFDATAANGINPGQWDYIKKFATLKYNGKDASVTAVRLHVQWEQYEPTLGNYQRQKMALAVKAILDLNPNIKVALHFSYLRPGYWNDAYLSTVDIAQTSGGVLVRDAIAHTSPSVFSEYTTGRFLSFVNDALSQIGGYSSRILYVAMGNNGSEEFYMPRKIINDISYSGMFETKALAAWRTKFLPLQFPNQANATWGRQSYPIGSAPQPTDGNYNSEMGRDLHRFAGWGLLKLFKGFYDTVKSRNSSIKVLHFVSDFGSVQGNNWHLHSSTLLLALELSDGMYHTDGTDQFDLWKKIMGIDVIKGTYGNKIAALEFDPIDLGQPNGGSGINGAIPAEWFPRAFKHGTNYLHLAMHFNDNEIQLVAPAIAACKELYLKPDYQPPARSAPVTVNIFPNVFTSQFLFEPWKQIGGQNFAVTDLQPKSIKMTDLGYWDKVWNTSNYLPCNFSVSANTSQPKPVTGSPVTLSVNCAGQECDAAGFTWSGPGIINQTSKSFNISAPATAGTYTYSVTSNRSGCSPKSSSVAIEATPSLPVKLISFKVVKENTTALLSWATSEEVNSESFKIEHSTEGKKWRTIGTVAASGETKNATTYYAYTDIYPAKGQNLYRLKMVDRAANRRDQRFAYSRIVSINFNSEAMVTTYPNPATDKITITANDWEDVKSVRIVNVSGITVYHSDRPETEINVQNLSSGSYVIGLTRTNGEQENVKFVKEGSR
- a CDS encoding OmpA family protein produces the protein MRISLLLMVTFSVSFSASAQLENLGKTVNTEYNEISPIISPDGKTIYFSRVSHPQNTRGPKGSQDIWFSELKNDKWTMARRLPAPINKEDYNSLYSITPDGNTLLIKGAYKNGVYETRGFSTSKKTTRGWTAPNKLDIPGYAKISKGQFDCGYLSTDGKVLVMSFSEKKNSKTDDMYVSFKQKNGTWSKPLNLGTEINTEEFTETTPFLAPDGVTLYFSSDRKGGQGSNDIYYSKRIDKSWKRWSRPVNLGPAINSDGYDAYYTISALGDFAYMVSFKDTEGKGDIVRFNLQPKPAVGDTTEAPVASLPSADPVVMISGKVIDSKTGKPVEATIIYEDLADGEEIGTATTNPTTGEYKIILPYGHKYSMRAVAPDFIAEGENIDLTDSTANGKGKSFKEITNKSLKLIPIEEGQIVRLNNIFFATGKSTLNNESFPELNRIAISMTENKTLAIELGGHTDNTGSAEFNLKLSQDRADTVREYLIGKGIEPDRVGSKGYGETVPVAKNDTPEGQQMNRRVEFRILKK
- a CDS encoding UDP-N-acetylmuramate--L-alanine ligase, whose protein sequence is MSQISSLHKIHFISIGGSVMHNLAIELHLKGFVITGSDDEIYEPSSSRLAKYELLPAISGWFPEKITADLDAVILGMHARQDNPELAKARELGIKVYSYPEYIFEQSQNKQRVVIAGSHGKTTITSMILHVLKYNNRIFNYLVGAQIEGFDNMVKLSENAPLIIIEGDEYFTSPIDPTPKFMHYQPHIALISGIAWDHFNVFPTWESYVKQFELLADSLPKAGSIIFDETDDMLDVIGQKERTDVVNTPYSAHPSEIVDGKTILITAEQGEIPVLVFGNHNMKNISGARAVCERLGITDEEFYQAIQSFKGASKRLELLGSNDSVNIYRDFAHAPSKVEATTAALKEQFPNRTLVACAELHTFSSLNKAFLKQYRRKLKAADIAVVYYNPLTIEHKRLEPITAEDIREAFKRDDLKIFTDSDELATFLKSFEWTDSNLLLMSSGTFGGLDLKGLAETVLS
- the ettA gene encoding energy-dependent translational throttle protein EttA, with the protein product MSNETIIFSMSGVNKIIPPNRHIIKNIYLSFFYGAKIGVLGLNGSGKSTLLRVIAGIDKDIQGDVVFSPGYSVGMLEQEPKLDPNKTVREVVEEGVQEIVNLLKEFDQINEAFGEEDADFDKLLERQGEVQEQLDASDAWNLDNRLEVAMDALRCPPSDSLVSTLSGGEKRRVALCRLLLRQPDVLLLDEPTNHLDAESVLWLEEHLRQYKGTVIAVTHDRYFLDNVAGWILELDRGEGIPWKGNYTSWLEQKQERLKKEEKTESKRQKTLQRELEWVRMGTKGRQAKSKARLGAYERLLGEEGREKEDKLEIFIPAGPRLGSKVIEAHNVSMGFGDRLLYENLSFALPPNGIVGIIGPNGAGKTTLFKLITGQLKPLTGHFDVGETVQLAYVDQEHDNLDPVKTVYQSIADGNDWIMIAGKQSNARAYVSRFNFGGGDQEKKVGTLSGGERNRVHLAMTLKEGGNLLLLDEPTNDLDINTLRALEEGLENFAGCAVIISHDRWFLDRVATHILAFEGDSQVYWFEGNFSEYEENRKKRLGTEATPKRIKYKKLA
- a CDS encoding LOG family protein, encoding MQSIVVYCGSNPGKKALYAEAAYALGGELAKRNIKLIYGGGNMGLMGRVADGAIDNNGFVTGIIPNFLAKLEVAHKTLSELHFVDTMHERKAKMVSMSSGVIALPGGYGTFDELFEILTWAQLQIFVGPVGLLNVNGFYDLLLLQLDKMVEEGFLRSENRDLLIVADSAQELLDKMETFRQQNPENKPLDRSLYVDNN